The Bacteroidota bacterium genome window below encodes:
- the nikR gene encoding nickel-responsive transcriptional regulator NikR: MQIRFSVSLDEDLMFELDELVAKHQFPNRSQAIRFLIKNSSVSEKWDKNKIVAGAIVIVYDHHKRELNSRLMSVQHDYHQLILSTQHVHIAHDLCLETIAVKGKALHLLNLADMIISTKGIQHGKLVMTDIG; this comes from the coding sequence ATGCAAATAAGATTCAGTGTTTCTCTGGACGAAGACCTGATGTTTGAACTTGATGAACTGGTGGCCAAACACCAGTTTCCAAACCGTTCTCAGGCAATACGATTTCTTATAAAAAACTCTTCGGTCAGCGAAAAATGGGACAAAAATAAAATCGTGGCAGGTGCAATTGTTATCGTTTACGATCATCATAAACGTGAGTTAAACAGCCGCTTGATGAGCGTTCAGCACGATTATCATCAACTAATTCTGTCAACACAGCATGTACATATTGCTCATGACCTCTGCCTTGAGACGATAGCCGTTAAGGGAAAAGCATTGCACTTACTAAACCTTGCCGACATGATTATTTCAACTAAGGGAATACAGCACGGAAAGCTTGTAATGACAGACATCGGTTAA
- the hypB gene encoding hydrogenase nickel incorporation protein HypB translates to MCDTCGCGHDDITIRKPGEDTEHHHDHEHTHGHEHSYHHNHDHVHDDSQHEHEHHHHYNHEHSHEGHEHSHNHDNEHSEHDHDHNHPHEHAHSREIVLEQSIMQKNDKLAERNRGYFEAKNIFTLNLVSSPGSGKTSLLERTINELKNEISFSVIEGDQQTMNDAERIHATGAPVVQINTGNGCHLDADMVNKAVKKLDISEKSVLIIENVGNLVCPSLFDLGEAKRVVIISVTEGEDKPLKYPNMFMSSGLCIINKTDLLPYVDFSIEKAKEYALRVNHHLEFIELSVKSGEGMDTWYEWLRANHKG, encoded by the coding sequence ATGTGCGATACCTGCGGCTGCGGCCATGACGATATAACAATCCGGAAACCCGGCGAAGACACCGAGCATCATCACGACCATGAGCATACGCATGGCCATGAACACAGTTACCATCATAACCATGACCATGTTCATGACGATAGCCAGCATGAGCACGAGCATCATCATCACTACAATCACGAGCATTCTCACGAAGGTCATGAGCACTCACACAATCATGACAACGAACATTCAGAGCATGATCATGATCACAATCATCCGCATGAGCATGCGCATTCGCGGGAAATAGTTCTGGAGCAGAGTATCATGCAGAAAAATGATAAGCTGGCAGAACGTAATCGTGGTTATTTTGAAGCGAAAAATATTTTCACACTCAATCTTGTAAGCTCTCCAGGCTCTGGAAAGACAAGCCTTTTAGAACGAACCATCAACGAACTTAAGAATGAAATTTCTTTTTCGGTAATCGAAGGCGATCAACAAACCATGAATGACGCCGAACGTATTCATGCTACCGGCGCTCCGGTTGTCCAAATCAACACCGGAAATGGCTGCCATCTCGATGCCGATATGGTAAATAAAGCGGTTAAAAAACTTGATATTTCCGAAAAGTCAGTTCTTATAATAGAAAATGTCGGTAACCTCGTGTGCCCGTCGCTGTTCGATCTTGGCGAAGCTAAAAGAGTTGTTATTATCAGCGTTACAGAAGGTGAGGACAAGCCGTTGAAATACCCGAACATGTTCATGTCGTCGGGGCTTTGTATCATCAATAAAACAGATTTGCTACCCTACGTGGATTTCAGTATTGAAAAAGCAAAAGAATACGCGCTGAGAGTAAACCACCATCTTGAATTTATTGAACTATCTGTAAAATCAGGTGAAGGAATGGATACATGGTACGAATGGTTACGTGCCAACCATAAGGGATGA
- the hypA gene encoding hydrogenase maturation nickel metallochaperone HypA, which yields MHELSVAQNIIEIVEESAKQQGAACVTVVEIEVGAISGVIPDNLEFAWEIAVKDTLLDKSTLKIDFIAAQAHCLKCGTEFVMDDIYGICPVCNSTQYDIIHGKELRVKSIHIEQNP from the coding sequence ATGCACGAACTGTCAGTAGCTCAAAATATCATCGAAATTGTTGAAGAATCTGCAAAGCAGCAAGGCGCGGCATGCGTAACCGTCGTTGAGATAGAGGTCGGCGCCATATCCGGTGTGATTCCCGATAATCTTGAATTTGCCTGGGAAATTGCAGTAAAAGATACATTACTTGATAAATCAACCCTTAAAATTGACTTTATTGCTGCTCAGGCGCACTGCCTCAAATGCGGAACCGAATTTGTTATGGATGATATTTATGGTATTTGCCCTGTTTGTAACAGCACTCAGTATGATATTATTCATGGAAAAGAACTCCGCGTAAAATCAATCCATATAGAACAGAATCCGTAA